The DNA segment CGCTGGTACTGGTGGGCTAGTTCAAAATTTAATTCATCTACTGACTTTTTAATAACCCGTTTTACGTCTTTAATGACATTGCCGATTTTTCCATTGAGAATATCTTTGATCTCTTCAATATTTGAATCGTAATCGGGTTCGGTCTGATAGGCCTGACATGGCCCTTTGCAGTTCCCGATCTGGTATTCAAGGCATACCTTGAATTTACCATCGTCAATATTTTTTTTGCTGAGTGGCAGGTTACAGGTTCTTAAGGGATAGGTTTCTTTAATAAGGTCGATGATGGTGTGCATCATACCAACAGAAGCATAAGGGCCAAAATAAGTTGATCCGTCTTTTATCATTTTCCTTGTCCAGTATACCCTGGGGAAAGGTTCTTTTTTAATGATGATCCAGGGATAGGTTTTATCATCTTTGAGCAGGATGTTATATCTTGGCTGATGCTTTTTGATCAGACTGTTTTCCAGTAGCCAGGCGTCTATTTCTGTATCAACAATGGTAAAGGTAATTTTACGGATCCGGGAAACCAGTACCCTGGTTTTTCCGTTCATCTGATTGTCTTTGTTGAAATAGGAGCCTACCCGGTTTCGTAGATCTTTAGCTTTACCGATATAAATAAGCGTACCTTCTGCATCCCAGTACTGGTAAATACCAGGTTTATGTGGTATGTTGGTCAGGGCCTTTTTATGATCGAAAGCACTCATTGGGAAATAATATGTTTAAGGCTATTAAAAACCTAGTTTTTCGTCTAATTCTGTTTTTTGTTCCTGCTGTTGCTGGTATTGATTGCAATCGTATATAATTGATACACCGCTTTTAGGAGGCTCAAAATCGGCCTGAGAAATTTTTAACTTCGGATTGGCATAAACCCGTTTCATGAAACCAGCAAAAATTGGAAGCGCGGTAGTAGCTCCATCACCCTGTGCAGTGCTGATGAAATGAAAGGCACGATCCTCGCAGCCCGTCCACACACCCGCAACCAGTTGTGGACTGATGCCCATAAACCACCCATCTGAGTTATTTTGCGTGGTACCTGTTTTTCCGCCAATGGCAGCCTTAACCCCAAACCTTCCGGCCAAACGCCAACCTGTACCATTGGTAACCACACCCCTTAACATACGGGTCATTACATAAGCCACCTCTTCATTCATAGCCGGCACCGGAATCGGTTTTTCGCTATATAACACTACGCCGTTCCTATCTTCTATTCTTACAATATAGGTTGGTTTAGTCCACACACCCTTATTGGCAAAAACGCTGTAAGCACCAACCATATCGTAAACGGAGGCATCAAAAGAGCCCAGTGCGATAGATGGATAGGCAGGAACATCTGAAGTAATCCCCATTTTCTTAGCGAGCGTCGCCACTGCAGTTGGTCCAACCTGTTTCATTAAATAGGCCGCAATATAGTTCTGGGAAAGTGCCAGGGCTTTCTGCAAGGTTAAGTACCCCGGAACGGTTCCTGATGACCTTGGTATCCAGGGTTTACTTCCTGGCACCTCAATGGTTACAGGCTCATTAAGTACACTATAACAAGGAGAATAACCGTTCTCTATGGCAACTGCGTAGGTAAATGGTTTTGCCGTAGAACCAACCTGTCGCGTGCCCATTTTTACCTGGTCATATTTAAAGTGTTCATAATTGATGCCGCCAACCCATGCCTTTACCAATCCGGTTTGGGGATCCATGGCCATCATGGCATTCCTCAATAGCATTTTATAGTACCTTACAGAATCGATAGGTTTCATTAACGTGTCAATATTCCCTTTCCAGGTGAAAATTGTCAGCCTGGTTGGTGTATTGAAATCGGCTTTGATTTCCTGCTCTGATTTTCCTTCCAGCTGAAGTGCTTTATATCTATCGGATCTTTTAATCCCCTGTTCTATCTGCATTTCCTTACCTTTAAAAGGATCCCGGCCTTTCCAGCTTTTTATAAATGAAAGCTGCAGGGTTTTCATGTATTCTTTTTGTGCTTCTTCAGCATAGATCTGCATGTCGTAATTTAAGGTCGTATAGATTTTAAGCCCGTCCCTGTCCAGATCATAGGGAACACCATTGTTTAGTATAGAGCGTTCCTGAAAAATTCTTTTAATATCACTTTTCAGTACTGCTCTGAAATAAGGAGCAATGCCATCATTTACAGT comes from the Pedobacter heparinus DSM 2366 genome and includes:
- a CDS encoding penicillin-binding protein 1A, with translation MNKKLSQEDIRKYNYRLWKLLIGGMVLFALFIMAIGFGLFGELPSFRDIEHPKSNQASEILADDSRVLGTYFVQNRSNVSYQEISPNVINALIATEDIRFKEHSGIDFKRTFTIFLYALVGKKQGGSTITQQLALNLFSEEGRQKNFLKRILQKFQEWVIAVKLERNYTKEEILVMYLNTVDFGNQAYGIKSAARVYFNTTPDQLTVAQSATLIGILKGISRYSPTRNPDRSLARRNTIMGLMVKADLLTQQQLDTEKEKPLGLRFSAATVNDGIAPYFRAVLKSDIKRIFQERSILNNGVPYDLDRDGLKIYTTLNYDMQIYAEEAQKEYMKTLQLSFIKSWKGRDPFKGKEMQIEQGIKRSDRYKALQLEGKSEQEIKADFNTPTRLTIFTWKGNIDTLMKPIDSVRYYKMLLRNAMMAMDPQTGLVKAWVGGINYEHFKYDQVKMGTRQVGSTAKPFTYAVAIENGYSPCYSVLNEPVTIEVPGSKPWIPRSSGTVPGYLTLQKALALSQNYIAAYLMKQVGPTAVATLAKKMGITSDVPAYPSIALGSFDASVYDMVGAYSVFANKGVWTKPTYIVRIEDRNGVVLYSEKPIPVPAMNEEVAYVMTRMLRGVVTNGTGWRLAGRFGVKAAIGGKTGTTQNNSDGWFMGISPQLVAGVWTGCEDRAFHFISTAQGDGATTALPIFAGFMKRVYANPKLKISQADFEPPKSGVSIIYDCNQYQQQQEQKTELDEKLGF